Within Desulfobacter sp., the genomic segment AACCCCCCTGTCAAAGGCATCCATATTCATGGGGATGATTTTGGGCTTGGCCGAAAATTCTTCCTTGATGCATTTTTTGAGCAGGTCCAGATCCACCAGGCCGCTCTTGGCGGCAAAGGCGGCCAGGGCCACGATGTTGGCGGCCCGCACCGAGCCGGCTTCAATGGCAATATCGTTTACCGGCACCACCAGTTCGGTGACGTCGGTTCTCTGGCTTCTCACGGGAATCAGGGAGGAATTGATGAATACAATGCCTCCGGGCTTGACGGTTTCGTCAAATTTTTCCAGGGAGGGCCGGTTCATGGCCACCAGGTGGGTGGGGTTTTTAATAATGGGTGATCCAATGAGCTTGTCGCTGATCACCACCGTGCAATAGGCGGTGCCGCCCCGCATCTCCGGTCCGTAGGAGGGGATCCAGGCCACCTGTGAGCCCTGTTTCATTGCGGCGTAGGCCAGGAGCTTGGCACTGAGAAGGATGCCCTGTCCGCCGAATCCTGCAAATTTTATCTCTGTCTGCATAGCTTTCTCCAGTCGGGTCTTAGGTTTATTTGGGCTCGTCTTCAGGGGTTTTGTAATCCCCCAGCTCGTAATAGGGCAGCAGGGTGTCTTCAGCCCATTTCAGCGCATCCAGCGGGGTCATGCCCCAGTTGGTGGGGCAGGTGGAAATGACTTCCACAAAGGAAAAGCAGGTGCCGTCAACCTGGTATTGGAAGGCTTTTTTAATGGCTTTTTTGGCCTTGTTGACCTGCTGGGGCTTGAGTACGGCCTGGCGGGTGACGTATGCCGGGGTGACCAGCTGGCTTAAGATATTGGCCATGCGCAGGGGCATGCCGGTGAGGGCGGTGTCACGGCCCATGGGGGCGGTGGTGGCCCGCTGGCCCGGCATGGTGGTGGGGGCCATCTGGCCGCCGGTCATGCCGTAAATGGCGTTGTTGATGAAGATGACGGTGAATTTTTCACCCCGGTTGGCCGCATGCATGATTTCACCCATGCCGATGGAGGCCAGGTCCCCGTCCCCCTGGTAGGTGAAAACGTTAAGATCGGGCCTCACCCGTTTGATGCCGGTGGCCATGGCCGGCGCCCGGCCGTGGGCGGCTTCCTGGAAGTCGCAGTCAAAATAATTGTAGGCCATTACCGCACATCCCACGGGGGCGATGCCCACGGTTGTGTCCTGGATGCCCAGCTCGTCAATGGCTTCGGCCACCAGCCGGTGGACGATACCATGGGTGCAGCCCGGGCAGTAATGGGTATGGTTGTCGGTCAGGGCGGCGGGCTTGGTATATGTTTTTCCCATACTAATCTCCTTTTTAAGGCTCTCCTATATCAGCCCTTTAACGATTTCGATGATTTTTTCCGGTGTGGGGATTTCACCGCCGCATTCTCCGTAGAATTCCACGGGCCGTTTGCCCATGACGCAGCGCTGGACATCCTCCACCATCTGGCCCATGCTCATCTCAATGCTGATAACAGACTTGCAGCTTTCCTTGACCGCTGCATCGTGAACCTCTTTTTCCGGGAAGGGAAACAGGGTTTTCGGCCTGAACATGGCCACCTCAATGCCCTCTTCCTTGAGCATGTCGATGGCGGTGCGGCAGACCCGGCTCATGGTGCCGTAACTGGTGATGAGCACCTGGTAGTCGGTATCCTCGTTGTAGAGTTCGTACTGGACTTCCTCTTTTCTCATCTGCTCGTATTTGGCCTTGAGGATGAGGTTGTTTTTGTTCAGCTCCGTGGGATCCAGGAACAGGGATTTTACCAGGTTCCGTTTCTTGCTGCCCCGGGTGGCCATGCCGTTGGAGGCCCAGTCGTCTTTATTGGAGGGTTCGCTTTTGAGGTCGTCCCTAAATTCCACAGGTTCCATCATCTGGCCGATCATGCCGTCGCCCAGAATCATGACTGGGTTTCTGTATTTTTCGGCCAGGGTGAAGGCCTGCATGGTCATTTCAACGGCTTCCTGAACCCCGTCCGGTGCCAGAACCAGGAGGTGGTAGTCGCCGTGTCCCCCGCCCTTGGTGGCCTGGAAATAATCGCCCTGGGAGGGAAGAATGCCGCCCAGCCCCGGGCCGCCGCGCATGATATTGACAAAAACCGCCGGGCACTGGGCCGCGGCAATATAGGAAATGGCTTCGCTCATGAGGCTGACCCCGGGAGAGGAAGAGGTGGTCATGACCCGTTCGCCGGCACCTGCGGCACCGAAAATCATGTAGCCCACAGCCACTTCACTTTCACCCTGGAGAAAACATCCCCCTTCTTCGGGGAGGCGCTTGGCCAGGTATTCAGCCACTTCGGACTGGGGGGTGATGGGATATGCAAAATAGTTCTTGCAGCCTGCCCTGATGGCGGCTTCGCCTATTGCTTCATTACCTTTCATTAAGACTTTAGCCATTATGTTTTCCTTTTAACTGATTCAATGGTCTGTTTAATTTAAGCGGTTTCCTCTTCTACGATGCTGATGGCCACATCCGGGCACATAACGCAGCAGATGGTACAGTGGATGCAGTCTTCGGGCCGGGCCTGGTAGGCGGGAAAGTGTCCCTTGGCATTCACTTTATCGGTGATTTCCAGGACGTTTTTCGGGCAGAAATGAACACAGAGCCCGCATCCCTTGCACCTTTCGGAATCAATGATGTGTTTTAGGGCCATTGTTAACCTTACTCCTTATCGAATAGCTCATGGGGTTAAATGCGTTTCCAGGGGGGAGCCAGTTTTCTGTCAATGGGCAGGACCGGGCAGCCGATCCGGCTCATATCCAGCTGGGGCATCAGCCTGGTGGACGCTGTTATAAATTTAATATCAAGGCCGGTGGCGGAGGAAACCTCCCGAACCAGGTCCACCCCACGGTAGATGATGTCAGGGGTGGTCTCGTCGATGAGATTGGCATTGGACACAAGGCCTGTGATCTTCAATTTTGCAGATGCTTCTATTTCCTGCCGTATTTTCAAGCAGCCTTCAAGGGTCTCGGTAAAGGGCCGCATGGGGTTGATGACCTGCAGCATCTGTATATCCCGGCCTGCAAGGACATGGGCCAGGGCGGCCAGAACCGTGACGCCCACATCGTCGCCGCCTGCATCCAGGATGGTCAGTTCCGCCGGCGCCTGTATCATGCCGGCCACGGCCGGGGCCAGTATGGGCAGGTCTGCATGCATGTATTTGGACGGGGGCAGGACCACTTGGACACCGAGCTCCTCAAGGGGCTGCCGGGCCTCCCGGGTGCGAAAATAGGGGTTGACCAGGTCCAGGTCCGTGATCTTCACCGTTTTGCCCTGTTTTCTGCCGGCAACGGCCAGGTTGACGGCGGTTTCGCTCTTGCCGCTGCCGTAGTTGCCCGCAATGACGACGATTCCATTGATATCCGGTATATTGATTTCCGGCAACTCCCTCTCTCCCTTCTGCTGAACCTAATTAAACCAACAATTCAAATCACGAATTAAATCAGATCAAGGGGGGTTTTGCAAATGGTTTTTCTCGGCAATCCGGGCAATTTCCTCTTTTGTCAGGGCGCGGCCCTTGTCCATGCTCATTTTTTTCACGGCCGTGGTAATGGCTTCAAGGGAACGGGCATCATAGCCAATGCCATGGCTGCCCAGGTATTTTTTCACCAGCCCCCGGCCGCAGAGGGGATTTAGGAAAAATGCCTCCTGGTCGGCCGTGCCAAAGTTTCCGCCGGCATGGGTGCCGGCCACATGGGTTTTCACTGCGGCTCCGAATACCGGATACTGGTAGTTTAAAAGGTCGAAACCGGCCTGTTCTTTGACGATGGCGTTGACATAGGTGTAATAGGCTTTGAAGCCGTCAAGGTTGTCCAGGTTCAGTCCCGTCTCGTGTCCCTGGTCCGCCAGCAGTCTGCCGGTAATATAAAGGTCGGCCAGGCCGTTGCGTTCCCCTATCCCCAGGGCCGATGCCTCGAAGATGTCCGCACCGGCCAGGATACCGGTGAGGGTGTTGGCTGTGGCCATGCCCATGTCATTGTGGCAGTGTACGGAAAGGCGGATTCTCTGTTTTAAGGCGGCCAGGGGAGATATGCAGGCGGTGACCCGGTTGGGGGCCATGATGCCCGAGGTGTCGGGCAGGGAAAGGATGGACAGGCCGCCGGGGCTGTCAAAGGCTTTCAGGCAGGCGGCCAGCACCGGGGCCGGCGTCCGGCCCATATCCAGCATGGCCAGGCTGATTTGGGAATCAGGACGCATCTCCTTTACATCCTTGAAAAGCCGTCCAAGGTCTGAAAGGATGGATTGGCGCTCTGTTTTTGATGCCCCTTTTTTCAGGTGACAATGGAAATGGGGATCATCCACCCCTGTGTCGGCGATGATCTGGGCATCCCCGGCCAGGGCCCGGCCCAGGGCGGCGGTACGGATCTTAAATTTGTTCTTTCTGGCATGGTCCGCCACTGCCCGGACAATACCGGCCTCCCGGTCCAGGGCCGGGGGATAGCCTGCCTGGCAGACATCCACCCCCAGCATCTCCTGGAACTCCAGGATTTTTATCCGCTGTTCAAGGGAAAAAACCAGGCCGTGGAACTGCATTCCCTCTCTGAGGGTTTCATCGATGACCCGGATCCTTCTCCCTTTATCTGACATGGTTTTCCTTTGGCGGGTTAAAGTAGCCGTGGATGAGGTGGGGGAATTCTTTGCCCAGGGCGTCAATCATGTCCGCCATGCCGGTCGGGCTGCCGGAATCCGTCACCCCGGCCATGATCCGGATATACCGCCTGGGATCGAAATTCAGGTTCCGCCATTGGATCATGTCGATGTTAAGCTCCCGGATAAAGGCGAACAGGGCCTCCCGCTCCCCTTCCGAATCGGTGAATCCGGGGCAGTTCAGGTAGTTGATGGCCACAAATTTGCCGTGGGCCTTGGCGGTTTTAATGGAGTTCACCACGTCCTCGTAGGTATAGGTTTTCGGCCTGAAATAGGCGGTATAGCAGTCCGGCCTCACTGAATTCATACTCACCCGCATGCTGTCCAGGCCGGCACGGCAGAGCCGATCCACCACCTTTGTCAGGCTGGCGTTGGAATTGAGGTTGATGGTGCCTTTATCCGTTTGGGTCCGGATGATTTTGATGGCGGCTTCCAGGGCCTTGCCCGAGGTCAGGGGTTCCCCTTCGCAGCCCTGGCCGAAACTGACCACGGCCTTGTCCACCTTTTGTATATGTTCCAGGGCCACCCCGGCGATT encodes:
- a CDS encoding cobalamin biosynthesis protein CbiA, yielding MNIPDINGIVVIAGNYGSGKSETAVNLAVAGRKQGKTVKITDLDLVNPYFRTREARQPLEELGVQVVLPPSKYMHADLPILAPAVAGMIQAPAELTILDAGGDDVGVTVLAALAHVLAGRDIQMLQVINPMRPFTETLEGCLKIRQEIEASAKLKITGLVSNANLIDETTPDIIYRGVDLVREVSSATGLDIKFITASTRLMPQLDMSRIGCPVLPIDRKLAPPWKRI
- a CDS encoding 4Fe-4S binding protein, producing MALKHIIDSERCKGCGLCVHFCPKNVLEITDKVNAKGHFPAYQARPEDCIHCTICCVMCPDVAISIVEEETA
- the vorB gene encoding 3-methyl-2-oxobutanoate dehydrogenase subunit VorB yields the protein MAKVLMKGNEAIGEAAIRAGCKNYFAYPITPQSEVAEYLAKRLPEEGGCFLQGESEVAVGYMIFGAAGAGERVMTTSSSPGVSLMSEAISYIAAAQCPAVFVNIMRGGPGLGGILPSQGDYFQATKGGGHGDYHLLVLAPDGVQEAVEMTMQAFTLAEKYRNPVMILGDGMIGQMMEPVEFRDDLKSEPSNKDDWASNGMATRGSKKRNLVKSLFLDPTELNKNNLILKAKYEQMRKEEVQYELYNEDTDYQVLITSYGTMSRVCRTAIDMLKEEGIEVAMFRPKTLFPFPEKEVHDAAVKESCKSVISIEMSMGQMVEDVQRCVMGKRPVEFYGECGGEIPTPEKIIEIVKGLI
- a CDS encoding 2-oxoacid:acceptor oxidoreductase family protein, with amino-acid sequence MQTEIKFAGFGGQGILLSAKLLAYAAMKQGSQVAWIPSYGPEMRGGTAYCTVVISDKLIGSPIIKNPTHLVAMNRPSLEKFDETVKPGGIVFINSSLIPVRSQRTDVTELVVPVNDIAIEAGSVRAANIVALAAFAAKSGLVDLDLLKKCIKEEFSAKPKIIPMNMDAFDRGVAAANA
- a CDS encoding 2-oxoglutarate oxidoreductase, giving the protein MGKTYTKPAALTDNHTHYCPGCTHGIVHRLVAEAIDELGIQDTTVGIAPVGCAVMAYNYFDCDFQEAAHGRAPAMATGIKRVRPDLNVFTYQGDGDLASIGMGEIMHAANRGEKFTVIFINNAIYGMTGGQMAPTTMPGQRATTAPMGRDTALTGMPLRMANILSQLVTPAYVTRQAVLKPQQVNKAKKAIKKAFQYQVDGTCFSFVEVISTCPTNWGMTPLDALKWAEDTLLPYYELGDYKTPEDEPK